One Nocardioides aromaticivorans genomic window carries:
- a CDS encoding ArsA family ATPase, translated as MRIVLFTGKGGVGKSTVAAGTAALAAARGLRTLVISTDAAHSLADAYGAAATGARHGGAEPTEVAPGLFLQQVDAQLRFEQSWADIQRYLLSVLDAAGMDPVAAEEMTVIPGAEEVLALLELRQHARSGKWDVIVVDCAPTAETLRLLALPEALGWYIERLLPIQRRLVKALRPVLNRAAGVPMPGDAVFDAITRLHAELDDVHELLSGPDASVRLVLTPERVVLAEARRAFTSLCLFGYRVDGVVANRIFPADDADRWRAAWVEAQAGVLAEVAQSFNGLPVFTSEYQPSEPVGVAALADLATTLYGDADPLAAPVGDGPFRVTRTDSGGAVVHLALPFVTRSEVDLARNGDELVMTVGSYRRLLTLPPGLARLRVAGARVDDGELRVRFAEPVLEAR; from the coding sequence GTGCGGATCGTTCTCTTCACCGGCAAGGGCGGCGTCGGCAAGTCGACCGTCGCCGCCGGCACGGCTGCGCTCGCGGCTGCGCGCGGCCTGCGCACGCTCGTCATCTCGACGGACGCGGCGCACTCCCTGGCCGATGCGTACGGCGCCGCCGCAACCGGGGCCCGGCACGGGGGAGCCGAGCCCACCGAGGTGGCGCCCGGCCTCTTCCTGCAGCAGGTCGACGCCCAGCTGCGCTTCGAGCAGTCGTGGGCCGACATCCAGCGCTACCTGCTCTCCGTCCTCGACGCGGCGGGGATGGACCCGGTCGCCGCGGAGGAGATGACCGTCATCCCCGGCGCGGAGGAGGTGCTGGCCCTCCTCGAGCTGCGCCAGCACGCCCGCTCCGGGAAGTGGGACGTGATCGTCGTCGACTGCGCGCCGACGGCCGAGACCCTGCGCCTGCTGGCCCTGCCGGAGGCACTCGGCTGGTACATCGAGCGGTTGCTCCCCATCCAGCGCCGGCTGGTCAAGGCGCTGCGTCCGGTGCTCAACCGCGCCGCCGGCGTACCGATGCCCGGCGACGCCGTCTTCGACGCGATCACCCGGCTGCACGCCGAGCTGGACGACGTCCACGAGCTGCTCTCGGGACCGGACGCCAGCGTCCGCCTGGTGCTGACCCCCGAGCGGGTCGTCCTCGCCGAGGCTCGCCGGGCGTTCACCAGCCTTTGCCTGTTCGGCTACCGCGTCGACGGTGTGGTCGCCAACCGGATCTTCCCCGCCGACGACGCCGACCGGTGGCGGGCGGCCTGGGTCGAGGCGCAGGCGGGCGTGCTCGCCGAGGTCGCCCAGTCGTTCAACGGGCTCCCGGTCTTCACCTCGGAGTACCAGCCGAGCGAGCCGGTCGGGGTCGCGGCCCTCGCCGACCTCGCCACCACCCTGTACGGCGACGCCGACCCGCTCGCCGCGCCCGTCGGCGACGGCCCCTTCCGGGTGACCCGGACCGACAGCGGCGGAGCGGTCGTGCACCTCGCACTCCCGTTCGTCACCCGCTCGGAGGTCGACCTCGCCCGCAACGGCGACGAGCTGGTGATGACCGTCGGCTCCTACCGCCGCCTGCTGACGCTCCCGCCGGGCCTGGCCCGGTTGCGGGTCGCGGGCGCGCGCG